From the Vulpes lagopus strain Blue_001 chromosome 15, ASM1834538v1, whole genome shotgun sequence genome, one window contains:
- the LOC121476116 gene encoding olfactory receptor 52H1-like, giving the protein MVATFNLSSFNPGPFILLGIPGLEEFHVWIGILFFIIYLVALAGNSILLYLISVERTLHEPMFFFLSMLAATDVILSNTCVPKTFSIFWLGPQEITFPACLTQMFFLHYSFAMDSAILLAMAFDRYVAICFPLRYTNILTRQIITKIVVAIVSRSFCIIFPCVFLLKRLPFCRTLFIPHTYCEHIGIAQLACADISINIWYGLAVPIMTVTSDLILIGISYGLILRAVFNLPSRDARKKALNTCGSHVCVILIFYTPAMFSVLTHRFGHNIPRSFHILTANLYVAIPPALNPIIYGVKTKQIREKIILPFFSKGN; this is encoded by the coding sequence ATGGTGGCCACATTCAACTTGAGCAGCTTCAATCCGGGCCCGTTCATCTTACTGGGAATCCCAGGGCTGGAGGAGTTTCATGTCTGGATTGGGATTCTCTTCTTTATTATCTATCTTGTGGCCCTGGCGGGCAACAGCATCCTTCTCTACCTTATTTCCGTGGAGCGTACCCTTCATGAGCCcatgttctttttcctctccatGCTGGCTGCTACAGATGTCATCCTGTCTAATACATGTGTGCCCAAAACATTCAGCATCTTCTGGCTCGGTCCTCAGGAAATTACTTTTCCTGCATGCCTTACTCAGATGTTCTTTCTCCACTACAGCTTTGCTATGGATTCTGCTATTCTGCTGGCTATGGCATTTGATCGCTATGTTGCTATTTGCTTCCCCCTAAGGTATACGAATATTCTCACCCGTCAGATTATTACTAAGATTGTAGTGGCTATTGTCAGCAGGAGCTTTTGTATCATCTTCCCATGTGTCTTCCTGTTAAAGAGACTGCCTTTTTGCCGAACACTCTTCATTCCACACACATACTGTGAGCACATAGGCATAGCCCAACTAGCCTGCGCGGATATCTCCATCAACATCTGGTATGGATTAGCTGTACCTATAATGACTGTCACATCAGACTTGATCCTTATTGGCATCTCCTACGGTCTCATCCTTCGTGCCGTCTTTAACCTTCCATCTCGAGATGCCCGCAAGAAAGCCCTCAACACGTGTGGTTCCCATGTTTGTGTCATTCTTATATTCTATACACCAGCCATGTTCTCTGTCCTCACCCACCGTTTTGGTCACAATATTCCTCGCTCTTTCCACATACTGACTGCCAACCTCTATGTAGCCATCCCTCCTGCACTCAATCCAATCATCTATGGGGTGAAGACCAAGCAGATTCGGGAGAAAATCATCTTACCTTTCTTCTCTAAAGGGAATTAG
- the LOC121476012 gene encoding olfactory receptor 52D1-like, whose product MLSASVTNDTAFHPSTFILLGIPGMQDQHVWAAIPFCSMYILALVGNGTILYIIMTDRTLHEPMYLFLCLLSITDLILCSTTLPKMLTIFWLRSHIISYHGCLTQMFFVHTIFATESAVLLAMAFDRYVAICRPLHYTSILNATVIGKIGLACVVRGLLFVFPFVILIERLPFCGHHIIPHTYCEHMGIAKLACASIKPNTIYGLTVALSVTGMDVVLIATSYGLILRAVLRLPSKDAQFRAFSTCGAHICVILVFYVPAFFSFFTHRFGHQVPPHVHIVLANLYLLVPPVLNPLVYGINTKQIRLRIFGFFMGRR is encoded by the coding sequence ATGCTTTCTGCATCGGTCACCAATGACACTGCCTTCCATCCCTCCACATTTATTCTACTTGGaatccctgggatgcaagacCAGCACGTGTGGGCTGCCATACCCTTCTGCTCCATGTATATCCTTGCTCTGGTTGGCAATGGCACCATCCTCTACATCATCATGACAGATAGAACTCTGCATGAGCCAATGTACCTCTTCCTGTGCCTACTTTCTATCACCGACCTGATTCTCTGTTCTACCACACTGCCCAAAATGCTAACAATCTTCTGGCTCAGGTCCCACATAATTTCCTACCATGGCTGTCTCACACAAATGTTTTTTGTTCACACTATCTTTGCCACAGAGTCAGCAGTTCTACTGGCCATGGCTTTTGACCGCTATGTGGCTATCTGCCGTCCGCTTCATTATACATCCATCCTCAATGCCACAGTGATTGGGAAGATTGGTCTGGCATGTGTGGTCCGTGgtcttctctttgtcttcccCTTTGTTATCCTCATCGAACGCTTACCCTTCTGTGGACATCACATCATCCCCCACACCTACTGTGAGCACATGGGCATTGCCAAGCTGGCTTGTGCCAGCATCAAGCCCAACACCATTTATGGTCTCACTGTGGCACTTTCAGTCACTGGCATGGATGTGGTCCTCATTGCCACCTCCTACGGCCTGATCCTTCGGGCAGTGCTGCGCCTACCCTCCAAGGATGCCCAATTCCGAGCATTTAGCACTTGTGGAGCTCACATTTGTGTGATTCTTGTTTTCTATGTacctgcctttttttcctttttcacccATCGCTTTGGCCACCAAGTACCTCCTCATGTCCACATTGTACTTGCAAATCTCTACCTTCTTGTGCCACCTGTTCTCAACCCCCTGGTCTATGGCATTAATACCAAACAGATCCGCCTGAGAATATTTGGCTTTTTTATGGGAAGGAGGTAG